The following are encoded together in the Lactuca sativa cultivar Salinas chromosome 1, Lsat_Salinas_v11, whole genome shotgun sequence genome:
- the LOC111887862 gene encoding uncharacterized protein LOC111887862, whose amino-acid sequence MGEKRKIEVSSRSDKKGRFSKSNPNDQKYGGSGGAKWCQKCKKKHCGRYDGKVTCYKCGRIGHYSKDYTFNDKVCYKCGNKGHMSKDFPKKNEAARPNTPPKPNARAF is encoded by the coding sequence ATGGGAGAAAAAAGGAAGATTGAGGTATCCTCAAGATCCGATAAGAAAGGAAGATTCTCGAAGTCCAACCCGAACGATCAAAAGTATGGGGGTAGTGGTGGAGCCAAGTGGTGtcagaagtgcaagaagaagcattgtggGAGATACGACGGAAAGGTAACTTGTTATAAATGTGGGAGGATCGGTCACTATTCTAAGGATTATACGTTTAATGATAAGgtatgctacaaatgtggaaacaAGGGGCATATGTCAAAAGATTTcccgaagaaaaatgaagcagcaaGACCGAATACGCCACCGAAGCCAAATGCAAGAGCATTCTAG